The proteins below come from a single Candidatus Limnocylindrales bacterium genomic window:
- a CDS encoding response regulator: MLVLIADGYVDAATTLGELLEFWRYEVIVVHDGPSALEAAFTYRPQIALIDVNLPEISGYEVACRLRQESLVSRILLIALITYGSADDQRKLKEAGFDYYFLKPVDPFEIRQILWHV, from the coding sequence ATGCTTGTGCTTATAGCCGATGGTTATGTAGATGCCGCAACAACATTGGGTGAATTGTTGGAATTCTGGAGATACGAAGTCATAGTGGTTCATGATGGACCTTCAGCTCTGGAAGCTGCATTTACCTACCGACCCCAAATAGCTTTGATAGATGTTAACCTGCCAGAAATAAGTGGCTATGAAGTAGCCTGTCGATTGCGACAAGAATCTTTAGTATCAAGGATTCTGTTGATAGCCCTGATAACCTATGGAAGTGCAGACGACCAACGTAAATTAAAAGAAGCAGGGTTTGATTATTATTTTCTTAAGCCTGTAGATCCCTTTGAAATAAGACAGATCTTGTGGCATGTTTAG